In the genome of Streptomyces sp. Tu 3180, the window AGGCCGTCGGAACCGGCCGGCTCCTCCTCCCGGCGGCGCGGTCGCAGGGTGGCGACGCCCGGGGGCCGGTCCGGGACGGCGCCCTGCGCCGTGCCGGCGGTGCCGGCCGGCACGGCGGTGACGGGAGCCGCCGGTGCGCGCCGGTCGTCCGGTGCGGGGAGGGCCTGCGGGGGCGCGAGGCCGTCGGGCCGCGGCGCGGGGGCGTGCCGGTCGGGCCGCCGCGTCCCCGCCGCGCCGTCGGCGGGGGGTTCGGCCGCGGTGCCGTCCAGCAGGGCGGTGGGGAGCAGGACGACCGCGGTGGTGCCGCCGTAGGGGGAGGTCCTGAGGTGCACCTTGACGCCGTGCCGGGCGGCGAGCCTGCTGACCACGAACAGACCGAGCCGGTCGCTGTCGAACAGGTCGAGCGCCTCCGACCGGGTGATGCGGCGGTTGGCCTCCGCGAGGGCCTCCCGGCCCATGCCCAGACCGCGGTCCTCGACCTCGACGGCGTAGCCGTTGCCCACGGGCTCGCCGGTGACGCGCACGCGTGTGTGGGGAGGGGAGAACTGCGCCGCGTTCTCGATGATCTCGGCCAGCAGGTGGGTGAGGTCGGCGACGGCCGTCCCGACGACGGACGCCTCGGGAAGCTGCCGTACCTCCACGCGCGCGTAGTCCTCGACCTCGGAGACGGCCGCGCGCACCACGTCGGTGAGCGGGACCGGCCTGCGCCAGGCGCGGCCCGGTGCCGCTCCGGAGAGGATGATCAGGCTCTCCGCGTGGCGCCGCATGCGGGTGGTGAGGTGGTCGAGGCGGAAGAGGTCGCTCAGTTCGTCGGGGTCGTCGGAGCGGCGTTCCATGCCGTCCAGCAGGCTCAGTTGCCGGTGGACGAGGATCTGGCTGCGGCGGGCGAGGTTGACGAAGACGCCGGAGATGCCGTCCGCCAGTTCCGCGCGCTCGACGGCGGCGCGCAGGGCGGCGCGGTGCACCGTGCCGAGGGCCTCGGCGACCTGGCCGGCCTCGTCCCGCGCGGGCGGTCCGGGCGGGGCCTCGGCCCGGACGTCGATCCCCTCGCCCGCACGCAGTCTCCGCATCGCCTCGGGGAGTTTGCGGCGGGCGATCTCCAGGGCGTCGTCGCGCAGGCCGACCAGTTCGACCACGAGGCCGCGGCCGATGCGCACGGAGATGACGAGGGAGGCGGCGACGGCGGCGAGGCCGAGGAGCACCGCGGCGCCGGCCGGGGTGAGCAGCCCGCGGGTGAACGGGTCGGCCCGGCGCGCCGCACCGCTGCCCGCGTCGGCCTCGACGGTCCGCATCCCGTCCCGGACGCGCGCGTGTGCCGCGTCCCAGGCGTCCCGCTCGGCGGCGGTGCGGGCCCGGCCGCCCGGGCCGGCGGCGAGCACCTCGTCCTCGGCGGCGTCCAGGGCTTCGGGGGCGCCGCCGCGGGCGAGGGCGTTCCAGGCGGCGCGCCCGGGGCCGTCCAGGTCCGCGACGGCCGATCCGGTGAGGGCGCGGCGCAGCGCCACGGCCCCGGTGAACCGTCTCAGCCGCTCTCCGCCGAGTCCGCCGTCGGGGCGGGCGCCGGCCAGGACCGCGTCCTCCTGGGCCAGGGCCTCGCCCGCGCGGGAGAACTCGAGCAGCACGCGCGCGTCGGAGCCGGGGCCGGCGTCCCGGACGCCGGTGAGGGCGCCGCCGACGCCGTAGGCCGTGGCGACGGTGTCCGTGTACCGGTCGTACGTCCGCGCCCAGCCCGCGTGCCCTTCGCGCACCGCCGTCCGCAGCGGGCGCAGGCGTTCCGCCCCGGTGACGAAGGCCTCCAGCCGGCCGGACACCGCGCGGGGCAGGTCCTCTCCGTCGGCGACGGTCCCGCGCTCGCCGAGCCGCAGCCTCGCGACGGCCCGGTCGGTGCGCCGGGCGAGCTCCGTCAGTTCGTCGGTCCGTACGGCCGGGGCGTGGGCGGCGCGGCGCACCGCGGCGGCGCGCTCGTCCTGCAGGGCGGCGACGGCGGCCAGGAGCGGGGCGCGGACGGCGGCGTCCGCGCGCTGGGCCTGGCGCAGCCGGGCGACGTCCTGGGCGGTGGTCACGGTCGCGTGGCCCCACAGGGCCAGCAGGGAGACGACCGGCACCATCAGCAGGCAGATGACCCTGGCCCGCACGGTGCGGGGCCCGGTGAGTCCGCGTCGCGCGGACGGGGGCGCGGTGCCCGGTGCCGGCTCGTCCGGGGCGTCCGGGCCTTCGTCGGCCGGTGGCCCGGCGTGCGCGCGCCGGCCGCGCACGGGAGGCGGGGGCGGCGCCTCGTCGCGGGGTGCCGGGGTCCTACGGGGTGTGCGCATGGACTCCTCGCTCGGAAGGGGTGCGGGGACGGGCCGGGGCGGGTCCCGGCGCGGCGGGCACGTTCACTGGGCGGCGCCCCCGGCCGGCCGCCGGGCCGGGGCGGGCCTCCCGCGCTCCTGCGTCGCCGGCGAGAGCGCGACGAAGGCCGAGGTGATGAAGAGGTAGGACCCGAGGCCGACCGCGAGGGGGAAGACGAACTGCATCGCCGTGGCCCC includes:
- a CDS encoding nitrate- and nitrite sensing domain-containing protein yields the protein MRTPRRTPAPRDEAPPPPPVRGRRAHAGPPADEGPDAPDEPAPGTAPPSARRGLTGPRTVRARVICLLMVPVVSLLALWGHATVTTAQDVARLRQAQRADAAVRAPLLAAVAALQDERAAAVRRAAHAPAVRTDELTELARRTDRAVARLRLGERGTVADGEDLPRAVSGRLEAFVTGAERLRPLRTAVREGHAGWARTYDRYTDTVATAYGVGGALTGVRDAGPGSDARVLLEFSRAGEALAQEDAVLAGARPDGGLGGERLRRFTGAVALRRALTGSAVADLDGPGRAAWNALARGGAPEALDAAEDEVLAAGPGGRARTAAERDAWDAAHARVRDGMRTVEADAGSGAARRADPFTRGLLTPAGAAVLLGLAAVAASLVISVRIGRGLVVELVGLRDDALEIARRKLPEAMRRLRAGEGIDVRAEAPPGPPARDEAGQVAEALGTVHRAALRAAVERAELADGISGVFVNLARRSQILVHRQLSLLDGMERRSDDPDELSDLFRLDHLTTRMRRHAESLIILSGAAPGRAWRRPVPLTDVVRAAVSEVEDYARVEVRQLPEASVVGTAVADLTHLLAEIIENAAQFSPPHTRVRVTGEPVGNGYAVEVEDRGLGMGREALAEANRRITRSEALDLFDSDRLGLFVVSRLAARHGVKVHLRTSPYGGTTAVVLLPTALLDGTAAEPPADGAAGTRRPDRHAPAPRPDGLAPPQALPAPDDRRAPAAPVTAVPAGTAGTAQGAVPDRPPGVATLRPRRREEEPAGSDGLPRRVRQASLAPQLRADHPRPAAPPHHGEGRHDRTPELVRDRMTAYRDGWARGGGGRPGRGVTPGPAGHSSEGDPA